The genomic region AGAAGGTGATCGCGCTGATCAAGGGACAGAGTAAATACCGTTCCTCCTGGAGTAATAAAACCGCGTCCGAATCTGCTTCCGCACAAAACCGCGCTCATATTCAGAAAGTCGCCCCGGATGCGTCCGCAAAAAGACGCTGTGGGCAGATAGCCGACATCGCCTGATATGGCCCCAAGATCCCCTGTATGATTGGCAAGACGTTCAAGCTCAAGGGCAATGCCTCTGAGCCCTTCGGCACAGGCTGGTGATCTTGTTCCTGAGAGAGATTCCATTATCATGCAGTATGCCTGGGTATGGCCGATGGTGGTATCGCCTGCGACTGTTTCCATCATACTCAGACTGCGCGGATACGGGCCTCCTGTCATTGCCTGCTCGATTCCCCGGTGTTGATACCCAAGAGATATTTCAAGATGAAAGACCTTTTCACCGTGGCATTGGAAACGGAAATGCCCGGGTTCTATGATTCCGGCATGAACAGGACCGACAGCGACTTCATGAACTTCCTCTCCCTTAACCTGATAAAAATCCATGGCTCCGGCTTTTGCTTGCTCGTTAGCAGGTTGTCCCCATGCATTTATTCCATTAACAAACGATTTATGAAATCTTACAGGCTTGAACCAAGGATGGTCTTCTGCAATTATTCCGCACTGTTCCGAAATTTCGCGCTCGAACAACTGAACCTGGGGGCACAGCTCGGCTATTGAGGGGAATCTGTCTCCGCAGACAGTCGTCCGCATGATCCCAAGCTGCCCTTCCACCTTGTAGGCCATGATGCAGCAAAGGGATGTCTTTCCATTCCCAGGAATTCCGAAATATGTAACTACTCGCCAGCCCAGGCCCGTTGCATCAATGATCGTCTGTAAAAATCGCGTCAGTTCCAGCTCAGGAATATCGTTATATGTAATTGTCGTGCCATTATAGATGAAGCCCATAATGTTTTTCATGGATTCACCTTCAAAAGTTCCGCTCCTTCATTCAAAAGCCTTGTCAAAAACCTGGGTTGCCATACTCCGAGCAGAAAAATCACAAACATCATGAAAAGAGGGGGAGCCACGGTGAGAAATCTGTCTCTGTATTTTGTGGTTTCTATTTCCTGGGGAGGTTTTCCCATGACCATAGGTATTACTATATTTGCCATTCCAATGAATATTACGGCCAGAAAAAAGATGAACATACTCCCTATGATATAATGCCCATGAACAAAGGAACTGCTTATAATGCCGAATTCACTTATGAACGGTGAAAAAGGAGGCGAGCCTGTAATGGCTATGAAACCTGTCATAAAAAGCCATGCAGACCAGGGAAGTCTGGTCATGCCTCCCCGTACCACGCTGATATTTTTACTGGAATATGATCTGTGAAGATTTCCGGCAGACAGAAAAAGAACCCCTTTTGTGAGCCCGTTATTTACAAGATGAAACAGGGTGGCAAATGCCGCCGCTTTTCCAAGCCCAAGCCCTACGGCCAAAATTCCGACATGCTCGACACTGGAATAGGCGAGCATTCTCTTAAAGTCGGTCTGTTTTGTCATAAAGACGGCAGCAATCGCCATGGAACCGAGCCCCATACCGATGAGAGCATTCTGAAAAAAAACCGTCTCACTATCAGATGCAATACAGACCTGATAAATTCGGATGATTGCAAGAAAAGCGCAGTTGACAAGGCCTCCGGCAAGAAGAGCTCCCACAAGTCCCGGAGCTTCGCCGTAAGCGTCCGGTTTCCAGACATGGAGCGGGGCCAATCCCATTTTACAGCCGTATCCGACCAGAAGAAATATAAATGAGGCATGAAGCCATCCCTTATTTAGTCCCGCCGCGGAAGCCATAAGAGGCCCCATCAGGAGAGTCGCGTCCTTATGCGCCACATGGGTTGAATAAGCAAGGAACATAAGGCCTAAAAAAGCCAGGGCTATCCCGACTGAGCAGATAAGCAGATATTTCCATGTCGCTTCAATGGAACGGGCATTGCGGTTGTAATATATAAGAGGAGTCATGGTTACGGTGGTGGTTTCAATGGCAACCCAGAACAGCCCCAGGTGTTGGGACATTGTTACAATGGTCATGGCTGAAAGACAGATCAACAGGCATATGCAGAGAATCTTATTCGGCCGCTCACGTCTATAACTCAGATATCCGACGGAATAAACCGAGCAGACAGCAAACAGCAGGCTTATACAGATAAGCACTATAGCCCCAAGCGGGTCAAGCCATATCCATCCTTTTGCAGATGGAGGAGGAGGATTGGTTGACATAAAAAAAGTCATGGCAAGATGGGGCAAGGCCACAAAAGGAAGAATATACGGGCGAAACCGGTCATTTGTAATTATCCAGGAGGCAAGAGCCCCGGCTATGGGCAGCAGACACAGTGCATAGAGCATTACTGTTATTCCTCTTTCAGAATGCTGAGCCGGGAAGTATCTATTGATGAAAACTCCCGGCTGATATGGTTAATTACTATTGCCATGACAAATACTCCCACAAGAAGGTCAAGGAGAATCCCTGCTTCCACCATAACAGGCATCACTTCTGTAAGCAGAAGCCCGAATATGAAAATTCCGTTTTCCAGAACAAGATATCCTATTACCTGCGAAATGGCTTTTTTCCTTGTGGTCAGAAGCAGAAATCCGGTCATTATCGTGGATATGGAGGCAGGCACAAAAAGAAGATCCCTGTGCTCAGGTGCAAGCGGAAGTTTTTCGGCAAAAACAAATGACAGTGCGGTTAAAACAGCGCCAAGCATGATGGACGGGATATAGCCGAGAAAAGGTTCTATTTCCCTTTTTATTTGGACGTCACGGACAGCATTATTTAATAATTTAGGGATGATAAATCCCTTGATCACGACAATTCCAATGGAAATGCCTGCAAGGTGCCATGAAAAGGAATGGACAAATCCTGGAATTATTCCGAGAATTACACCCTGAATTGCTGCCGCACGAATACAAAATGTCATTCGGCTTGATCCGAGCATAACGAAATTAATAAGCATAACTGCAACAAGAAATTTATCTGCAAAAATAACCAAAAAACTTCCGTCTTGTAATCCGACCATCTGTCACCTCAATATCAGCATAATGGAAAAAGCGGATAGAATCGTTGCCGCAATCAGAAGTTGGGGTATACGAATCATACGCAGTCTTGCCATCATTGATTCAACGCACCCGATTACAACGGCCAGAAACAGCATTTCGATTATAAACAGCCCCCAGTCCGAATATGCATTACCTGTCTTGACCGGCATTACAATATTCATGAATATGGATCCTATTATGAAAAGCTTCATGGCTGCCCCGTATATAATATAACCAAAATCAGGCCCGCTGTGGTCAAGCACCATGACTTCATGGATCATTGTCAGCTCAAGATGTGTGTTCGGATCATCAAAAGGAATACGGCAGTTTTCGGCAAGCAGAATAATGAACAGGGAAATAACTATCAGAACCATGGTTGATCCAGCCTTGAACCATATAGCCGGAGTGGCGAAACCAAGCATTTCGGAAAGAGAGAGAGAATCACTCAACCTGGACATGGTCAGCATGACGAAAAATAATGTCGGCTCGGCAAGACATGAAAAAGTAACTTCGCGGGCAGCGCCCATTCCCTCGAAACTTGAGCCTGTATCAAGGGCCGCTATTGTCGTGAAAAAACGTGCCAGACCCCAAAGATAGGCGAAGAGGATAATGTCTCCGCTGAATGACACAGGAGAATGATGGCGTCCGAACGGCACAAGCATGGCAGCAATGATAGTTGCTGCCAGATTGATGACAGGCCCGGCCTTGAAAACCCAGGTCGTTGTTTCGCTGAAAACCGAATTTTTGCGGAGCAGCTTGAAAAAATCATAATAATACTGAAAGCATGGAGAACCTGTGCGTCCTGCGAATACGGCCTTGGTTTTAGCGATGACTCCTGGAAGCAGAAGCGGCATCGTCAGCAAAACAAGGCAATGTATTATGGTATCTGTCATGAGGCTGCCCCCTTTATGCTATTTGCCTGCGGTTTGCCCGAAAAGACTTTAGGATTTGGCATGACCATAAGGCCATGTAAAGATTCACTGGCTGACAGAATTTAGAATATTAATGACATGTTACTAAAGAATATGTTATACTTTTTTATACGTCAATAAGAATATCAGACATCCAGGAGTTTTATATGGTGAATACCAGACTCAATATCACCCTTCCCACCCACATTGCGGATGACATCAAGGCCCTCTATGGACAGCTCGGTCTGAGTCAGTTTCTTGAAGATGCGGCGGACGAGAAACTCTCGGAAATAAAAAACAGAGCTCATCTGAAACTCATTGAGGGATACATGGCTACTGTCGAAGAGACAGTGGATGTCCTCAAGAAATTCGAATCCGCTTTTATGGAGAAGCCTGATGTTTAAACGTTGCGGAATATACCAGGTCAGCCTTCCAAATATTGAAAAAGACAATAAAAATCTCTGCCCCTGTCTTGTGGTCAGCAACAATATAAGCAACGAATTTTCACCAGTTGTCACCATTCTGCCGCTTGCCTTTTCCAATCTCGATAGAATTTATGAATTCGAGACATTTATCCCTGCTGTTTCAAACGGACTTGGGAAAGATGCAAAGGTAAGCTCCCATATAATTATAACCATCAACAAATCCAGAGTGATCGGTGAACGTATAGGTTTTTTACCCAAAGCGATCATGGCAAAAATAGACAAGACTCTGCGCCTTCAGCTTGATTTGTTATGAGTTAGGATGCTTTCAAGACGGCGCATCAATCTAATCCTTCAGGAATCTCTAATGCTGTTAAAAACATCGGATGCGGCCATAGCCATAAATGTCACTGAAAATGTCATTCAGAGCTGGATAAAAAAGGACGGCCTTCCGGCGGAAATGATAAGCGGCGAGCTAATGATAAACAGGACAGATCTTCTGGAATGGGCAACAGAAAGAGGATTAAAGGTAGATCCTGAAATTTTCAAAGTAAATGATGACGAAAACATTCACATGCCAACCCTCATGGAAGCAATTGAATCAGGAGGCATTCATTTCGGAGTCAAGGGGAATGACAAGGAGACTGTTCTCAGAAATGTTGTGGAATGCCTCAATCTGCCGGATAAACTGGATCCTGAATTTATCCTTCAGGTACTTTTAACAAGGGAAGCCATGGGGACAACCGCCATCGGCGACGGGATCGCAATACCCCACGTCCGCAATCCCATCATGCTCCGGATCCCAAAACCCAAGATTGCGCTCTGTTTTCTTGAAACGCCGATTGATTTCGAGGCCTTTGACGCCAAGCCTGTTAATATCCTGTTTACGTTGACAAGCCCCACAGTAAAAGTACATCTGCATCTTTTATCACGACTTGCCTTTGCGCTGCGTGAAAAACGTTTGAGGAGCGTTCTTCAAAATCAGGATAGCAAGGAAACAATCATGGCCGTTTTTAAGGAAATAGACAGTTCTCCAGGGAGGCCAAAATGATGGAAACCAGTATTGAATCATGGCCTGTCTTACTTATTATTTTGTCTTCATTTATTTCTTTGGCCTCTGGCATTCCAATTCTTTTCGGGATTATTGCTCCGGCTGCCGGACAGCGTATTTCTGCGGGCCTGATGGTGCTGTCAGCCTTGACAGGACTGACAGGAGCAATATCTGTTCTTGCCAGCCAAACTGAAACAGTCATCAAATTGAACTGGCATTTGCCGCTGGGTCCCATGATATGTTCCGTTGATTCCCTTTCAGCATTTTTCATGATTCCTGTTTTCATAATAACTGCTTGCGCCAGCATTTATTCCATCGAATACTGGCCGGCCAAAGATAATTTGCAAAACATCCGGCGACTCACTTTTTTTTTCGGAGCCCTGGCTTCAGCCATTCTCTGGGTTGTAATGGCCGGGTCCGCGGCTCTTTTTCTTTTTGCCTGGGAAATAATGGCCATATCTGCATTTTTTGTTTTAACAGCAGATGATTCGGACACAGAAGTTCGTGAAGCAGGTATCCTGTATCTGATCTGCACACATATTGGCACCCTTGCTCTGTTTGTACTCTTCGCAATGCTTAATTATGCCTCTGGTTCATTTGCTTTCCCTGGTTCAGGATCCATAGAAGCAGGAAATTTCATGGCAACAGTCCTTTTTTTTCTCGGTATTTTCGGATTCGGCATCAAGGCTGGAATAATGCCTTTCCATGTATGGCTGCCATCTGCACATGCAAACGCTCCGAGTCATGTTTCGGCCGTAATGTCAGGGATCATTCTTAAAATCGGTATTTATGGTATTTTACGCCTGCTTTCATTCTTCAAAGCCATTCCTCTCTGGTGGGGAATTACCATACTGACTGTCGGTGTGGTTTCAGGTGTTCTCGGGGTGGTTTTCGCCATAGCCCAGCACGATTTAAAACGTCTTCTTGCCTATCACAGTATAGAAAACATCGGAATTATCATGATGGGAATCGGACTTTCCCTGATCGGAATATCAGAAAAATCGTCAATACTCATTATACTTGGAATGGCAGGAGCCCTGCTGCACGTCATGAACCACGCTATATTCAAGGCGCTGCTCTTTTTTGGGGCAGGTTCTGTCATCCACGCTGTCGGTACAAGAGAGATTGACCGGATGGGAGGACTCCTGCGCAAAATGCCCTGGACAGCCGCATTTTTTCTGACCGGAGCAGTTGCCATATGCGGGCTTCCTCCCCTGAATGGTTTTGTGAGCGAATTTTTTATTTATCTGGGGCTTTTCAGCAGCGCCGCACGCGGGAACGGTGCATCTGCCGCAGCATGCGCTCTTGCTGCGCCATGTCTTGCCCTTATCGGAGGACTCGCGCTTGCCTGTTTTGTAAAGGTTTTTGGTGTGGTTTTTCTGGGAACCGAACGTTTTCAGCTTCAAGAACATGATCATGAAGCGGGCCTAAGCATGCGCATACCCATGGCCGTACTTGCGTCAATATGCGTATTCATCGGCGTTGTACCATTTATGCTTGTGCCTGTTCTGGAATCAGCTGTCAGGGTTTGGAACCATTCAGCCGCGATTGACATTGCCCTTGCCGAAGCTGTTCCCTTTAAATGGATATCAATCATGGCGATTGCGCTTATATCTGTCATTGTTTGTCTATATTTTGCGAGGATAAGAAAGGCTTCTTCCGAAAAGAGCACGACATGGGGATGCGGCTATACCGAACCTACGCCCCGAATGCAATACACAGCTTCTTCATTTGCAGATACGATAATAGGGCTGTTTGCCGGAGTTCTCTGGCCAACAATCCATAAGCCGGAAATAAAGTCTGTTTTCCCAAAAAGCTCAAGATTCTCAAGCCATGTTCCTGAAACTGTCCTTGAAAAAATATATCTTCCGCTACTTCACCTGGTAAGCGACAGACTCACTGCAATCAGAAAACTACAGCACGGTCATCTTCATTTTTATATTCTTTATATATTTCTTACACTGATTGCACTTATGATTATTCCTGATTAATATAAACTTGATGGACTCGCAAAAACTTAAAAATGGCAACGGCGTCAGACAGGACTTTATCCTGCATATAGTATTTTCAGACACTTCTGGATTCCGGACTTCGCTGGAATGACGAAAATCGGACTTTTTGCGACTTTGTCAAACTTGACTGCCATGAGTATGGCCAATGTGTTTGGTAATAAAAAAGGCGAATTTGAATTGAACCGGACAAAAACAACTTTCCGCGCCCTGTCTTCAAAAAACTACAGACTTTTCATGGCTGGCCAGGGAGTATCCCTTATAGGAACCTGGGTGCAGCAGACAGCCATGAGCTGGCTGGTTTACAGGATGACACATTCAGCCGCGCTTTTAGGCGTTGTCGGCTTCTGTAGCCAGATCCCCTCGTTTTTTATCGCTCCTTTTGCAGGCGTTCTGGCTGACAGAATAAACAAGCACAGGCTGATAATTCTGACCCAGGCGCTTTCCATGCTTCAGGCTCTATTTTTGGGTATTCTCATTCTCACAGACTCCATCAAGGTTTGGCATATTCCGGCTCTCAGCCTTTTTATAGGACTGGTGAATGCATTTGACATCCCGACTCGCCAGTCTTTTGTTATAGAAATGGTGGACGACAAATCTCTCCTTGGAAATGCCATTGCGCTTAACTCCTCGATGGTTAATATTGCCCGCATGATAGGCCCTACAATAGCAGGCATAATGATTGCCGCTTTTGGCGAAGGGATCTGTTTTTTCTTAAATGCGGGCAGTTATGTGGCAGTGATTTTTTCCCTGGTACTCATGAAAAACATAAAGAGCAGAATTAGTTCTGAACATAAGTCAGCCCTGAAAGGTCTTAGAGAAGGATTTAATTATGCCTTCGGTTTTATGCCGATCAAGGCGATAATTCTTCAGCTTGGCATTGTAAGTTTAACCGGTGTGCCATTCATGGTGCTTCTGCCTGTTTTCGCAAGTGACATCCTTCATGGCGGGCCCCACACCCTCGGTTTTCTCATGGCAGCTTCAGGGGTCGGAGCTCTCTGCGGAGCCCTGTTCCTTGCATCACGAAAAAATGTTTTCGGACTTGGAAAAATTATAGCTTCAGCAACATTTCTCTTTGGCTGCGGCCTATTATTTTTTTCCATGTCCAAGGTTTTATGGTTTTCAATGACGATGCTGTTTCTGTCAGGATTCGGAATGATGGTGCAGATGGCTGCAAGCAACACGATACTTCAGACCATTGTCGATGATGACAAACGCGGCAGGGTAATGAGCTTTTTCACCATGGCCTTCATAGGCATGGCTCCATTCGGAAGCCTCTGGGCCGGTACGCTTGCAAGTCATATCGGCGCCCCTGAGACACTTTTCATAGGAGGGCTCTGCTGCATTATCTGTGCTGCGGTCTTTGCAAGAAAACTTCCTGACATACGGAAAATGATCAGACCGGTATATGAAAAAATAGGCATCATAAAAACATTCGAATAAGGATTGCCTCCGACGTTGATGCTCTCGCAAAAACCCGAAAAAAAGCTTCAGGGCCATGCCGGACTTGATCCGGCATCCAGTATTTCAATTATTTCCGTATTCCGGCTCTCGGTTTTCACCGGGACAGGCCCCGCCGGAATGACGGAAGTCTGACTTTTTGAGACCTTGTCAAAAATAATTTATTTATAGATTTCAGCATTTAACCGAAGCACAGCCATTTCAAATCAGCGGTTTGCCATATACATCAGCGAGCCTGCCGTGACTTCCTCTTCGACCATTATGTCCATCTTGTTTATGCCGGACATATTTTTAAGGAGATTTTCGATTCCGGCCACAACCTGTTTCCTGTTTGAAACCCTTTTGGGAAATAAAACAGTCAGGTGGCCATCATCTGAGCTGACCACGGCGTCAAAATATTTGTTAATTATCAGCGCTTTTGCCGTAGCTGCCATACTAAGATCGTTCAAATTCTTTTTAGACTCGGCAGTTGGCTGGAAAGAAGAAAATGCAGCTGCATGACATATCATGTTCACACAGTCATCAATTGAAATATGATTGATATTCAGTATCAGATCATAAAGGCTTGGGTCTGTCGTATCTATGTCATATATGGATTTAGACCATCTGCGCCTTTCTTTGTCGTAACAGACAAGGGTCTTCATTGCCTGGAATTCTGTTGTTTTTTCCCTTGCCATCAGTTCAGAAACCCTGCTGTCAAAATCTGCGATTATCCTTGCCTTGATGGCATGGCTTATTCCCTGTAGAAAAAAATGGCCTGCCACACCATGATAAACAACATTGCCTCTTTTCATATAATTGAGAAGCGCCGCTCTTATATATGCGATATAGATCTCTTTACTCCTCGTAACTTTTTCAAGAAAGGAAGGGCCTTTATACATTGCCTCGGACAGTTTTATTTCCGTCACGTTGAAGGTGTCAGAGGCTTCAAGAATGATTTCGCTTGAAATGCATTCATATTTGAGCCGTTCCGCAACCTTTTCCGCAATAAGTTTGCCCTTGCTGCAATACGCTCTTGAAATACTAATAATTGCCATGAGATCCTCCTTTCTGACTGGAAAAATGTTTTGTTTATATTCATTCAGCTGTTTTTTGAGCTTCTTGATCTCCGTGCATTCCACCCAGAGCGTAATCACCTTTCATAAAAGCATCTGCGACCTTTGCAGGGGCCTCGTCATCATCCATGACAGCGTCAAGAAGACGGCTGAATCCGAGCAGCCTGCCTGTCATTACGAGTCTTTCCCTTATATCCTCTGCCCTGAGTTCAAAAATTGAGGCCGTCACAAGATCTTCATGCTGCTGGCATGAGAATCCGTATTCCTTCATTACCTGAACAACAAACCGGGCCCTGCGTTCCCTCTGAACAGCAGTGGTGCCTCCTCCCTTGAATCTGAATCTGATATGATTCCCCCGTGGATTGATTCCGCATACAGCGTCGACCATCGCAAAATGGAAATCCACCCTTGCGTTCAGATTCAGATAATCCCTGGTGATCATGGCGTAATTCTGGTTACCAACCGGCCTTGCGCTTCTTTCATCGAGCATTGCCTTGGTGAAAAGCCCGGATATGGCCGGAGCAGGCGGAGCCTGATTCCAGCGCAGTCCAGGAGTTGAGATTCCTTCCCAGAGAGAAAGGAAAGGCGATGAATAAATATCTGAGGGTCGTATTTTCATGCCTTTTTTTCCAGGTGAAATACCGCCACCAAGGTCAAGAATCAGAAAATGAAACGGAATCCCCTCGTCAAGCCGGTGAACCATGGAACCTGCATCCTCAAGAAGGGCATCGCCGGCATCAAACATGGAAAGCACAGCCATTTCATGGACGTAGCGGATAATATCGTGAACGGATCTGCACTCCTTAATCGAAAATGTCGGGCCATAGCTATCCGTAAGATTCAGGGGCTCAATCATTTTACGAAGTCTGGCAAGGGCCGGAAAATGAGTTGAAACAGAATCTTCCGGCGCTTTTACGACCGTCTTTTTTCTCCTTGTGTATGATGTTATTCCTTCAGGAGCCCTGCGGACCGATGCGGAATCTGCATCAAGAATTATCCAGTCACCGTCTTTCAGAGTAGAAGAGGCGATTCCGGTTGATGTCAGCATAGGAATGCCATACTCCCTTGCCACACAAGAAAGATGATCCGCAGGATTTCCAAGGTCAACCACAATCCCCTCAAAGCAATCAAGCCAGGCAGCAGCATCAACCATGCTCTGGCGAAGAACCATAATATAGGGAGTCTCAATATCTTTTTTCACTGCCTTGACATCTTCGGCTGAGCTCACAAGCACAGCCTTTCCAGCGCATCTTCCGTTTGACGCGCAGACACCCCCGGATAGCAGAACCCCACCTTGAGAAGGATCAAACTTTTGACTCTTTTTAGGGCCAAGCCTTATTTCCCTTGACTGGAGAAGAGAAATCCCGCCGCATTCATCAATTGCCCATTCAATATCCTGGGGCTTTCCGTAAAGGCTTTCCACCATGCGGCCGCATCTTGCCAGTCTGCATGCCTCGTCAAAGGACAGAACCGACATCTCTCCGGCATCAAAGGAAATCTCTTCACTCATAATGCCTTCCCCGGAAGAAGCCACGCAGCGCCTGTTTTTAAAAGCAAGTTTTGACCATTCTGAAAAAGGAATATCCTCGGGCCTGTCCCTCAAGGGCATGTAAAGATCGGCCGGAGCGCTCCCGCCCACAGCTGATATTCCAAGGCCAGGAACCGCGCTTATGAGCATTCTTCCTTTTTCAGGCCCGGATGTATTATCGGCCTGATTATCGGCCTGATTATCTGACGGATTAACCGTGAACATAACACCGGCAGCCCTCGCATCAGCCATGAGCTGGCACAGAACGGCCATATCGCTGCCTACGAGCGGAAGGCCTGCGTTCATCCTGTAAATAATGGCCCTTGGACTGAAACTGCTTGCGATAACATCCAGAATCGCATTTTTCAGGCTTTCGAAAAAAATGACGTTGAGAATACTCTTGAACTGTCCTGCAAAGGAATGATCGGCTTTGTCCTCGGCAAGGGCGCTGCTCCTGACAGACATTGCATTGCCTGAATTGCCGGTCAGTCTTTCATGGAAAACACGAAGTTCATTTTCAAGCTCCACAGGAATTCTTGCATCCATTATCCGCTTTCTGATTTCAGCAGAATCTGCATCAAGTTCCGCAGCATTCAGGGACGGAGCATTCTCCATTCTCTGAAGCCTCTGTTTTATGAAGGAATCAATTCCATTGGACGAAAGTATCTCAGAGCATGCTGGTGCAGTAAGTACAAAGCCATCGGGAACCTGAAAACCGGCTTTTTTCAGAAATGCGAGATTTGAGGCCTTGGAGCCTGCGACCCCTGCCATGTCAGACTGAAAATCGTCAAGAAAGACACAGAAAGAAGCCCTGTGAGAGTTTATTGCTGACTCAAGCTGTTTTCTGATTTCTGCTGACAGGGAACTGTGCCTTGCATAAAGGGCTGCATGGGAACCCTTTCCGATTCTGACAAGACCGTCAACAAGTTCATAAGTTGTCTCAAGAAGCTCATCAATTTCCGATGAAAGGCTGTCCCACGACATTGCCGAGGATCTCATTGTCTGGTCAATGGACTTAAGAAGTTCAAGGGCAGTTTCATTATTTGAAAGAATTATCCTGAACGTATGATATCTTGCCTTCAGCTCATAAAGGGCTGCCGTTATTTTTTTCAGGCGCCATCTTGTCCATTTTGAATGTAGAAAACCGATGATCTTTTTCATTGCGCACCCAGCTTTCTGAATTCATCAAGAAGATTTTCCATGATTCCTGAATCTGTCATCACTACATCCATCTGCCTGGTGAAAGCGGAAAGCTGTCCGAGTCTTATAAGACAGTGTTTCATTTCATCAGGTTTTGCCATTTTCAGTTTTCCGATTACAAGATCAGCCTTGATATCCACCTTGAAGTCCATTTCTTCAAGAACAGCTTTTATGAATCCTGCCCTGATATTTTTGCGAGTATCGTCGGCAAAACCTCCAGCAAACCTGAAATATATGTAGTTCTGGCTGGGCAAGCTGCCGAAATAACTGTCTACGATGGTGTAGTGATAGCCGAGCAGTAAGCCGAGATTCATATAACTGTCCGCTGCGATGACATGATTTGTTCCAGAATATTTTGGAATACCGGTTGAAGCCCCTGTTGCTGAAGGCATTTTTGCCATGCCTGAAACAATGTCTGAAAAACTTATGGGAACCGGGGAATCCAGCCACATTTCCCTGTCGTTTATCCCGGACAGGAAAGCCTTCAGAGGTACAGACTCAATCTGGTCTATCCTTATTCTGTCTGAACATTCCGATGCGATGGCGCCTCCAAGATCAATCAGAAAAAGATCAAGCGGCACGCTGAGTTCAATTTTTTGGGCATATGATCTCAAATCCCCTGCCCCAGGATACTTTATGCCAAGGAGTCTTGCCACAGAGCATTCATGGGCAAAATGAATGATGTCGTGGTAGGTACGGCAGCCCGAGGCTGAATAGTCGTCTGTGTTTGGATCCGTAAGTCCGAGCGGAGTTATCCACCTCAGGAGACGTCTTAGGGAGGCATATTCCTCATCTCCT from Desulforegula conservatrix Mb1Pa harbors:
- a CDS encoding proton-conducting transporter transmembrane domain-containing protein, with the translated sequence MLYALCLLPIAGALASWIITNDRFRPYILPFVALPHLAMTFFMSTNPPPPSAKGWIWLDPLGAIVLICISLLFAVCSVYSVGYLSYRRERPNKILCICLLICLSAMTIVTMSQHLGLFWVAIETTTVTMTPLIYYNRNARSIEATWKYLLICSVGIALAFLGLMFLAYSTHVAHKDATLLMGPLMASAAGLNKGWLHASFIFLLVGYGCKMGLAPLHVWKPDAYGEAPGLVGALLAGGLVNCAFLAIIRIYQVCIASDSETVFFQNALIGMGLGSMAIAAVFMTKQTDFKRMLAYSSVEHVGILAVGLGLGKAAAFATLFHLVNNGLTKGVLFLSAGNLHRSYSSKNISVVRGGMTRLPWSAWLFMTGFIAITGSPPFSPFISEFGIISSSFVHGHYIIGSMFIFFLAVIFIGMANIVIPMVMGKPPQEIETTKYRDRFLTVAPPLFMMFVIFLLGVWQPRFLTRLLNEGAELLKVNP
- a CDS encoding type II toxin-antitoxin system PemK/MazF family toxin, whose protein sequence is MFKRCGIYQVSLPNIEKDNKNLCPCLVVSNNISNEFSPVVTILPLAFSNLDRIYEFETFIPAVSNGLGKDAKVSSHIIITINKSRVIGERIGFLPKAIMAKIDKTLRLQLDLL
- a CDS encoding hydrogenase encodes the protein MVGLQDGSFLVIFADKFLVAVMLINFVMLGSSRMTFCIRAAAIQGVILGIIPGFVHSFSWHLAGISIGIVVIKGFIIPKLLNNAVRDVQIKREIEPFLGYIPSIMLGAVLTALSFVFAEKLPLAPEHRDLLFVPASISTIMTGFLLLTTRKKAISQVIGYLVLENGIFIFGLLLTEVMPVMVEAGILLDLLVGVFVMAIVINHISREFSSIDTSRLSILKEE
- a CDS encoding respiratory chain complex I subunit 1 family protein, producing MTDTIIHCLVLLTMPLLLPGVIAKTKAVFAGRTGSPCFQYYYDFFKLLRKNSVFSETTTWVFKAGPVINLAATIIAAMLVPFGRHHSPVSFSGDIILFAYLWGLARFFTTIAALDTGSSFEGMGAAREVTFSCLAEPTLFFVMLTMSRLSDSLSLSEMLGFATPAIWFKAGSTMVLIVISLFIILLAENCRIPFDDPNTHLELTMIHEVMVLDHSGPDFGYIIYGAAMKLFIIGSIFMNIVMPVKTGNAYSDWGLFIIEMLFLAVVIGCVESMMARLRMIRIPQLLIAATILSAFSIMLILR
- a CDS encoding PTS sugar transporter subunit IIA — translated: MLLKTSDAAIAINVTENVIQSWIKKDGLPAEMISGELMINRTDLLEWATERGLKVDPEIFKVNDDENIHMPTLMEAIESGGIHFGVKGNDKETVLRNVVECLNLPDKLDPEFILQVLLTREAMGTTAIGDGIAIPHVRNPIMLRIPKPKIALCFLETPIDFEAFDAKPVNILFTLTSPTVKVHLHLLSRLAFALREKRLRSVLQNQDSKETIMAVFKEIDSSPGRPK
- a CDS encoding hydrogenase large subunit — its product is MKNIMGFIYNGTTITYNDIPELELTRFLQTIIDATGLGWRVVTYFGIPGNGKTSLCCIMAYKVEGQLGIMRTTVCGDRFPSIAELCPQVQLFEREISEQCGIIAEDHPWFKPVRFHKSFVNGINAWGQPANEQAKAGAMDFYQVKGEEVHEVAVGPVHAGIIEPGHFRFQCHGEKVFHLEISLGYQHRGIEQAMTGGPYPRSLSMMETVAGDTTIGHTQAYCMIMESLSGTRSPACAEGLRGIALELERLANHTGDLGAISGDVGYLPTASFCGRIRGDFLNMSAVLCGSRFGRGFITPGGTVFTLSLDQRDHLLKSLEHAGKDLASAVDLLWKTQSVMSRLEGAGELSPVSAEELGLVGPAARACGLKRDVRHDYPFGIFRMSHIPMATGYHGDVCARAMIRWQEAQKSIAFISDQLRHMPAGAHRKEAAASTLSCGKLSVAMTEGWRGEICHVAVTDETGRFLRYKITDPSFHNWQGLAMAMRDQQISDFPLCNKSFNLSYCGFDL